GCCTGCAGCAGGCGGGGGTTAATACGACTTATACGGGTCCGCGTCCAGCCAAAGTAAGCGAGCTGGATAATGTCTGGTCTGGGAAGACAGTCGTTCTTACCGGCACGATGGAAACCTATACACGCAGTGAGGCCAAGCGGGTGTTGGAAAACTTGGGGGCCAAAGTAACAGGCAGTGTATCCAAAAATACGGATTACCTGGTGGCCGGTGAAGCAGCGGGGAGTAAGTTGACTAAGGCCCAAGATTTAGGTATTAAGATTTTAGATGAAGCGGCGTTCCTTGAACGCTTAAATGGAGGAGAGCATTGATGAAAGAGCGGATCTTTAAATTAAGCACCTTGCTTGTAGCCGCGACGGTATTTCTCACTGGCTGTTTAAATAGCGGTACGGGTGATGAAGAAGCCGAAAGTTTAGGGCCGAATGAAGCGACGGTGCAGACAACGTCTAGTCAGTTGTCGAATGATTATTACCGGGCGGTGATTGTAGATGGTCAGTATCAATTAGGCGCTTCGGCCAATGCTGATGCAAGTACCAGCTCAGCAGGTAATGTGGAAGCTTTTGAGGAAGGGCTCTTACGTATTAGTAAGGAAGTCTTCCCGACAGATCAATATTATATGCAAGAAGGGCAAATTATTGATGAAGAGACGATGACGAGCTGGCTGTCTCGGGAATCACCGACAAATCCGGAAGGATTGAACCCGGCAGCTCCTGATGAAGAAGAGATTCGCCAGCGTGCCAGTGAATCGGTCGCCCCTTCAGATGCACCAGAAGATCCAGAAAATCCGGAAAATATTGACAATCCCGAGCAAGAGGGCCTTGAATCTTCTGAAAGTAGTGTCAGTGACCCGGCAGAAAGTACCCAAGACGAGCCAGGTGAGGGGGAAGCCCTTATGGCACCACCGGGTAATGTGAGCAATACACCGATTTATATTTCACAAATTATGGAAAAAGATATTATGACAGAGACAGATGATGGCTTTGCTATAAGCGGTATTGTTATCGGTCTGGCCATGAATAGTGTCTATGAATATACGGATGCCAATGGGGTTGTACACCAACAGGAAATTTCGGTAGGGGAAATGCGTGAACGCGGTAAGCAATATGCCAATATTATTGTCGGCCGCCTGCGTAACACTGAGGAGCTGCGTTCAGTGCCGATTGTCGTAGGACTGTATAGCACAGCGCCTAATAATGCGGTTGTAGGGGGTACTTATATGGTTGATGGGATTTCCCGTGAGGGAAATGCTGTGACGGATTGGACCGAGCGCAATGAATACCGCGTTGCCCTACCACTAGTCTCTTCGGACCAACAAACCGATCAGTTTTTATATTTTGACAATTTCCAACAGGAAGTAGCTGGCTTCTTCCCGAATCTGAATGGTATTAGCGGGGAAGCACTTTATGCAGATGATCAGTTAGTGTCCTTGGAGATTGAAGTAGTAACCCAGTTCTATCAGAAATCAGAAATTACTGCCCTAGCCCAGCATATTAACGATGTAGCCCAGCGCACCTTGCCAAGTGAAGTGGCTATTGAAATTACCATTCGCTCAGCTAACGGCATTGAAGCTTATGTTGGTAGACCGGCCGGTGCAACTCAATTTGAAAATCATATCTTCAATTAGCTATAATGGATTAGAAAATTCAAAGGAAAGAAGGGATCAATGTGATCAGTCGCGATAAAGTTCAACATATCGCTCACTTGGCCAAGTTGCATTTAACGGATGCAGACTTGGACCATATGGAGAAAGAAATTAACGATACCATCGAAATGTTTGAAGCCTTACAAGCTGTGGATACAGAAGGTGTGGAGCCAACGTATTATGGTAACCGTAAACGCAATGTAATGCGCGACGATAAACCAATTGACAGTGGCAAGAAAGAAGCACTCTTAGCTAATGCCCCTGACGCACAAGATGGTTATATCCGTGTACCAGTGATTTTAGAGAAGGAGGACGCTTAATGAGTTATCCAACAACAATTAAAGGCATTCAAGCGGGCCTGAAAGCAGGGGACTTTACTGCCGTTGAGTTGCTCGAGGGAATTTATGAACGAATTGCAGCCGTCGATGGAGATGTGAAAGCCTTTCTTGCTTTGAATAAAGAAGAAGCCTTGGCCGAAGCTAAAGCGGCCGATGAGCGGGGCTACGGGGATGATGCACCGAAATTAAACGGG
This region of Suicoccus acidiformans genomic DNA includes:
- a CDS encoding CamS family sex pheromone protein produces the protein MKERIFKLSTLLVAATVFLTGCLNSGTGDEEAESLGPNEATVQTTSSQLSNDYYRAVIVDGQYQLGASANADASTSSAGNVEAFEEGLLRISKEVFPTDQYYMQEGQIIDEETMTSWLSRESPTNPEGLNPAAPDEEEIRQRASESVAPSDAPEDPENPENIDNPEQEGLESSESSVSDPAESTQDEPGEGEALMAPPGNVSNTPIYISQIMEKDIMTETDDGFAISGIVIGLAMNSVYEYTDANGVVHQQEISVGEMRERGKQYANIIVGRLRNTEELRSVPIVVGLYSTAPNNAVVGGTYMVDGISREGNAVTDWTERNEYRVALPLVSSDQQTDQFLYFDNFQQEVAGFFPNLNGISGEALYADDQLVSLEIEVVTQFYQKSEITALAQHINDVAQRTLPSEVAIEITIRSANGIEAYVGRPAGATQFENHIFN
- the gatC gene encoding Asp-tRNA(Asn)/Glu-tRNA(Gln) amidotransferase subunit GatC; the protein is MISRDKVQHIAHLAKLHLTDADLDHMEKEINDTIEMFEALQAVDTEGVEPTYYGNRKRNVMRDDKPIDSGKKEALLANAPDAQDGYIRVPVILEKEDA